The Helicobacter sp. 11S03491-1 genomic sequence TCCAGAGAAATCTAACTATCAAAACAATTTATCCCAATATCATAGCCCCTACAACACCAAATACCATCAAAGGGATATTATAAGCAATAAAAGTAGGGACACAAGTATCCCAAATATGATCATGTTGCCCATCAGCATTCAGTCCGGAAGTGGGTCCCATTGTGCTTGAAGATGCCGGGGATCCTGCATCCCCTAGTGCCCCGGCAATACCCAAAAGCAAAATTGTAGCGCTACTGCTAAATCCCAGCGCTACACACAGAGGGCAATAAAAAGCTGCTATTACAGGAATCGTGCCGAATGAAGTTCCAATTCCAAGCGTAATGAGTAAGCCAATCACAAGCATTAATATTGCTCCTCCAAGTTTCCCTCCTACCATGGCAGCTGTTGTGCTTACCAACTCACCAATCCCCCCGCTTTCTTTAAGCACCTCTCCAAAACCTGCAGCAATCAGCATCACAAAGGCAATAAATGCCATCATTTTCATTCCCTCATCAATGACCATATCCATTTCATTCCATTTGATAACTTTGCCCACAAGCATAACTATCAAACCTATAAATGCTCCAAAGGGCAAAGATCCTGTATAAATCTGCACGCCAAAAGCAATAACAGCTCCTGCCATCGTAAAATAATCTTGCAAACTTAAATGCGCATTTGCAACTTTATTTTCTTCTTGAATAAAAACTTCTTCTCGATATGATCGTGGCTTAGAATAAAGCACCAATATAGCTGCAATAAGCCCTACAAGCATACTCAACCCACCTATCCACATCACACTTGCAATATCGCTTAATTTCACATCAATACCATTTTGGATCATTTGATCTCTTAGGATTGTATGAAAAATAAGCCCAAACCCAACAGGTATGCAAATATAAGGCGCTTCAAGTCCGAATGTCAAAGCGCAAGCCACCCCTCTGCGATCAATTTTTAAGCGATTCATCAACCCCAAAAGCGGAGGGATTAGTATAGGGATAAAAGCAATATGAACAGGGATAAGATTTTGAGAAAAACATGCGATAAAAGCAATAAAAAAACATAAAAAAATAGCCCTTCCATTAATGATTGCCGCAATTTTATGGATTAAAATTTTTGTCAAATTTCCTCGTGAAATAGCTACTGCTAAAGCGCCTAAAAGCACATAACTAAGGGCAGTTTCAAGATTCCCTTTCATGCCTGCTATCATGATGTTTATTGT encodes the following:
- a CDS encoding SLC13 family permease yields the protein MILFNPVVVAVFVMSVLCLFRLNVMLAIIGASLVAGLISGMGGIQTINIMIAGMKGNLETALSYVLLGALAVAISRGNLTKILIHKIAAIINGRAIFLCFFIAFIACFSQNLIPVHIAFIPILIPPLLGLMNRLKIDRRGVACALTFGLEAPYICIPVGFGLIFHTILRDQMIQNGIDVKLSDIASVMWIGGLSMLVGLIAAILVLYSKPRSYREEVFIQEENKVANAHLSLQDYFTMAGAVIAFGVQIYTGSLPFGAFIGLIVMLVGKVIKWNEMDMVIDEGMKMMAFIAFVMLIAAGFGEVLKESGGIGELVSTTAAMVGGKLGGAILMLVIGLLITLGIGTSFGTIPVIAAFYCPLCVALGFSSSATILLLGIAGALGDAGSPASSSTMGPTSGLNADGQHDHIWDTCVPTFIAYNIPLMVFGVVGAMILG